The following coding sequences are from one Streptomyces sp. V3I7 window:
- the rho gene encoding transcription termination factor Rho gives MSDTTDLMGARVEETAAAPATDSAPATGAGSRRRRGTGLDGMVLAELQQVASGLGIRGTARMRKSQLIEVIKEAQASGGAAPAAKSGDAAEAKPKRRATSRTRTGDEAEKKAESATGAPAEKAQQQIDIPGQPAGGPSRDGGTSRASAAERGGEAERGGDEGAGERRRRRATAEAGSPETVSAEAKGESPKLSASLEQGGAPTAEAPAQGEAKGDAGEGAEGRGRRDRRERGRDRDRDRDRDRDRDRRGKGGDDQQGQGRQDRQQQGQGGGRQDRQQQDDDDFEGGRRGRRGRYRDRRGRRGRDEMGGPEPQLAEDDVLIPVAGILDILDNYAFIRTSGYLPGPNDVYVSLAQVRKNGLRKGDHITGAVRQPKEGERREKFNALVRLDSVNGMAPEHGRGRPEFNKLTPLYPQDRLRLETESGVLTTRIIDLVSPIGKGQRGLIVAPPKTGKTMIMQAIANAITHNNPECHLMVVLVDERPEEVTDMQRSVKGEVISSTFDRPAEDHTTVAELAIERAKRLVELGHDVVVLLDSITRLGRAYNLAAPASGRILSGGVDSTALYPPKRFFGAARNIEDGGSLTILATALVDTGSRMDEVIFEEFKGTGNMELKLDRKLADKRIFPAVDVDASGTRKEEILLGAEELSIVWKLRRVLHALDQQQAIELLLDKMKQTKSNIDFLTQIQKTTPAPGNND, from the coding sequence GTGAGCGACACCACCGATCTGATGGGCGCACGTGTCGAGGAGACCGCTGCCGCGCCCGCCACGGACTCCGCGCCTGCCACCGGTGCCGGCTCCCGTCGGCGCCGCGGTACCGGCCTCGACGGCATGGTGCTGGCCGAGCTGCAGCAGGTCGCATCCGGCCTCGGCATCAGGGGTACCGCGCGGATGCGCAAGAGCCAGCTGATCGAGGTCATCAAGGAGGCGCAGGCCTCCGGCGGCGCCGCTCCGGCTGCCAAGTCCGGTGACGCCGCCGAGGCCAAGCCGAAGCGCCGCGCCACCTCCCGCACCCGTACGGGCGACGAAGCCGAGAAGAAGGCGGAGTCGGCCACCGGGGCCCCCGCCGAGAAGGCCCAGCAGCAGATCGACATTCCTGGTCAGCCGGCTGGGGGCCCCTCCCGCGATGGGGGTACCTCCCGCGCGAGCGCAGCCGAGCGTGGGGGAGAAGCCGAGCGTGGGGGAGACGAGGGCGCCGGTGAGCGCCGCCGCCGTCGTGCGACCGCCGAGGCGGGCAGCCCCGAGACGGTTTCCGCCGAGGCGAAGGGCGAGTCCCCCAAGCTCTCGGCTTCGCTCGAGCAGGGAGGTGCCCCCACCGCCGAGGCGCCCGCGCAAGGCGAGGCCAAGGGCGACGCCGGCGAGGGTGCCGAGGGCCGTGGCCGCCGCGACCGCCGAGAGCGTGGCCGTGACCGTGACCGCGATCGTGACCGTGACCGCGACCGCGACCGCCGCGGCAAGGGCGGCGACGACCAGCAGGGTCAGGGCCGTCAGGACCGTCAGCAGCAGGGCCAGGGCGGCGGCCGTCAGGACCGGCAGCAGCAGGACGACGACGACTTCGAGGGTGGCCGCCGTGGCCGTCGCGGCCGCTACCGCGACCGCCGTGGCCGTCGTGGCCGCGACGAGATGGGCGGCCCCGAGCCGCAGCTGGCCGAGGACGACGTCCTGATCCCCGTCGCGGGCATCCTCGACATCCTCGACAACTACGCCTTCATCCGGACCTCCGGCTACCTGCCGGGCCCGAACGACGTGTACGTCTCCCTCGCCCAGGTCCGCAAGAACGGCCTGCGCAAGGGCGACCACATCACCGGTGCGGTCCGTCAGCCCAAGGAAGGCGAGCGCCGCGAGAAGTTCAACGCGCTGGTCCGCCTCGACTCCGTCAACGGCATGGCGCCCGAACACGGCCGCGGTCGCCCGGAGTTCAACAAGCTGACGCCGCTGTACCCGCAGGACCGGCTCCGCCTGGAGACCGAGTCGGGCGTGCTGACCACCCGCATCATCGACCTCGTGTCGCCGATCGGTAAGGGCCAGCGCGGTCTGATCGTGGCCCCGCCGAAGACCGGCAAGACCATGATCATGCAGGCGATCGCCAACGCGATCACGCACAACAACCCCGAGTGCCACCTGATGGTCGTTCTGGTCGACGAGCGTCCGGAAGAGGTCACCGACATGCAGCGGTCGGTCAAGGGCGAGGTCATCTCCTCGACCTTCGACCGTCCGGCCGAGGACCACACCACGGTCGCCGAGCTCGCCATCGAGCGCGCCAAGCGTCTGGTGGAGCTGGGTCACGACGTCGTCGTGCTGCTCGACTCGATCACGCGTCTGGGCCGTGCGTACAACCTCGCCGCCCCCGCCTCCGGCCGCATCCTGTCCGGTGGTGTCGACTCGACCGCGCTGTACCCGCCGAAGCGCTTCTTCGGTGCCGCGCGCAACATCGAGGACGGCGGCTCGCTCACCATCCTGGCCACGGCGCTCGTCGACACCGGTTCCCGCATGGACGAGGTGATCTTCGAGGAGTTCAAGGGCACCGGCAACATGGAGCTCAAGCTCGACCGGAAGCTCGCCGACAAGCGCATCTTCCCGGCGGTGGACGTCGACGCGTCCGGTACCCGTAAGGAAGAGATCCTGCTCGGCGCCGAGGAGCTCAGCATCGTCTGGAAGCTGCGCCGGGTGCTGCACGCGCTCGACCAGCAGCAGGCGATCGAGCTGCTCCTCGACAAGATGAAGCAGACGAAGTCGAACATCGACTTCCTGACGCAGATCCAGAAGACGACGCCGGCCCCCGGGAACAACGACTAG
- a CDS encoding trypsin-like serine protease: MVSSAGAASAAPTPTVKPALGSPSYATLEKRIAGALAGDDTAGQTTTKSSQSASTGTVDAKIIGGQQTTISTAPFMAQLWYYDDRGTADESDDIGFFCGGSVVSPTKILTAAHCVQGYDWNANGAVLTGTSQLPTSDSSGGTDLHGGTATGVQRQWNHPSFSMRTIDNDIAVLTLAAPVRATPIRMVTSGDTASYTAGKSATLYGWGRTSSTSQDISETLKTATLPLQSDTTCSRYYDTDFIAGHMVCAGDPASGSDAGTTSACNGDSGGPLIVDNRIVGVVSWGVQDCVAKGAYSVFSKVRTYVGAAYAQVDDANLSYADAKADLWVRNASTKTGYEKDSKGTSFATRESWGDWNGVNVVLQTDLDRDGIQDLVVRESSTGDVYWMHYVVSSGSWSRSKIFSGWTTRTRIVVPGDVTGDYLPDLLSVDSAGALWIYPGKGNGTFATRVQVGTGWNQYNSLRGHGDFTGDGKADLIARQKSTGDIYLYKGTGTSGSGAFSTRVKVRSGWTYNAFDAVGDITGDGRADFLARTTGGTLYLYKGTGKATSEIFATRVSVGTGFQQYDIFG; this comes from the coding sequence ATGGTCTCGTCCGCCGGTGCCGCGAGCGCCGCGCCGACGCCCACGGTGAAGCCGGCGCTCGGCTCACCGTCGTACGCCACGCTGGAGAAGCGCATCGCCGGCGCCCTGGCCGGTGACGACACCGCCGGGCAGACGACCACGAAGTCGTCGCAGAGCGCGAGCACCGGCACCGTCGACGCGAAGATCATCGGTGGTCAGCAGACCACGATCTCCACGGCGCCGTTCATGGCCCAGCTCTGGTACTACGACGACCGGGGCACCGCCGACGAGAGCGACGACATCGGCTTCTTCTGCGGCGGCTCCGTCGTCTCACCGACGAAGATCCTCACCGCCGCGCACTGTGTCCAGGGCTACGACTGGAACGCCAACGGCGCCGTCCTCACGGGCACGTCGCAGTTGCCGACCAGCGACAGCTCCGGTGGCACGGACCTGCACGGCGGCACCGCCACCGGCGTCCAGCGCCAGTGGAACCACCCGTCGTTCAGCATGCGCACGATCGACAACGACATCGCCGTGCTCACGCTGGCCGCTCCGGTCCGGGCGACGCCGATCCGGATGGTGACCTCCGGCGACACCGCCTCGTACACGGCGGGCAAGAGCGCCACGCTCTACGGCTGGGGCCGCACCAGCTCCACCAGCCAGGACATCTCCGAGACGCTGAAGACGGCGACCCTGCCCCTGCAGTCGGACACCACCTGCTCGCGCTACTACGACACGGACTTCATCGCCGGCCACATGGTCTGCGCGGGCGACCCGGCCAGCGGCAGCGACGCCGGCACCACCTCCGCCTGCAACGGCGACTCCGGCGGCCCGCTCATCGTCGACAACCGGATCGTCGGCGTCGTCTCCTGGGGTGTGCAGGACTGCGTCGCGAAGGGCGCGTACAGCGTCTTCTCCAAGGTGCGGACGTACGTCGGCGCCGCCTACGCGCAGGTCGACGACGCGAACCTCAGCTACGCCGACGCCAAGGCCGACCTGTGGGTGCGCAACGCCTCCACCAAGACCGGCTACGAGAAGGACTCCAAGGGCACCTCGTTCGCCACACGCGAGTCGTGGGGCGACTGGAACGGCGTCAACGTCGTCCTGCAGACCGACCTCGACCGGGACGGCATCCAGGACCTCGTCGTCCGCGAGAGCTCCACGGGCGACGTCTACTGGATGCACTACGTCGTGTCGAGCGGCTCCTGGTCCCGGTCGAAGATCTTCAGCGGCTGGACGACCCGGACCCGCATCGTCGTCCCGGGCGACGTCACGGGTGACTATCTGCCCGACCTGCTGTCCGTCGACTCCGCCGGCGCCCTGTGGATCTACCCCGGCAAGGGCAACGGCACCTTCGCCACCCGCGTGCAGGTCGGCACCGGCTGGAACCAGTACAACTCCCTGCGCGGACACGGCGACTTCACCGGCGACGGCAAGGCCGATCTGATCGCGCGCCAGAAGAGCACCGGCGACATCTACCTGTACAAGGGCACCGGAACCTCGGGCAGCGGGGCCTTCTCGACGCGGGTCAAGGTCCGCTCCGGCTGGACGTACAACGCCTTCGACGCCGTCGGTGACATCACCGGCGACGGCAGGGCCGACTTCCTCGCCCGCACCACCGGCGGCACGCTCTACCTGTACAAGGGCACCGGCAAGGCGACCAGCGAGATCTTTGCCACAAGGGTCTCCGTCGGCACCGGTTTCCAGCAGTACGACATCTTCGGCTGA
- a CDS encoding LCP family protein, producing MSAQSTPDPGIPEPGAYGPGRIEGRRRTTRGKALRIAAWTAAGIVALGGTGAGYVYFKLNGNLKSVDIDQALGADRPRKVDNGSENILVLGSDTRAGGNAKLGGGDDDGSSRSDTAMIVHVYQGHRKASVVSIPRDTLIDRPSCTSADGTEHPAASDVMFNSAYATGGAACTVRTVESLTGIRMDHYLEVDFAGFQRFVDDLGGVKVTTTKRISDPNSHLHLAAGTHRLTGREALGLVRTRHGVGDGSDLGRIQLQQAFVKALADQAKQVGVLTSPQKLYRLADTATKTVTTDSDLGSVNSLMDFANGLKGIGPAHMTMVTMPVQYDPADPNRVLVRKAKARLIWHALEHDRPIPASATKGAATGGAKGVVRS from the coding sequence ATGTCCGCCCAGAGCACTCCGGACCCCGGCATACCCGAGCCCGGCGCGTACGGCCCCGGCCGCATCGAGGGCCGCCGCCGTACGACCCGCGGCAAGGCCCTGCGGATCGCGGCCTGGACGGCGGCCGGCATCGTCGCGCTGGGCGGCACGGGTGCCGGCTACGTGTACTTCAAGCTCAACGGCAACCTCAAGAGCGTCGACATCGACCAGGCCCTCGGCGCCGACCGGCCGCGCAAGGTCGACAACGGCTCCGAGAACATCCTGGTCCTCGGCTCGGACACCCGCGCCGGCGGCAACGCCAAGCTCGGCGGCGGTGACGACGACGGAAGCTCCCGCTCCGACACGGCGATGATCGTCCACGTCTACCAGGGGCACCGCAAGGCGAGCGTCGTGTCCATCCCGCGCGACACCCTCATCGACCGGCCGTCGTGCACCTCCGCCGACGGCACCGAGCACCCCGCCGCCTCCGACGTCATGTTCAACTCCGCGTACGCCACCGGCGGCGCGGCCTGCACCGTGCGGACCGTCGAGTCCCTCACCGGCATCCGCATGGACCACTACCTGGAGGTCGACTTCGCCGGCTTCCAGCGGTTCGTCGACGACCTCGGCGGCGTCAAGGTCACCACGACCAAGCGCATCAGCGACCCCAACAGCCATCTGCACCTGGCCGCCGGCACCCACCGGCTCACCGGCCGCGAGGCCCTCGGCCTGGTCCGCACCCGGCACGGCGTCGGCGACGGCTCCGACCTCGGCCGCATCCAGCTCCAGCAGGCCTTCGTCAAGGCCCTGGCCGACCAGGCCAAGCAGGTCGGCGTCCTCACCAGCCCGCAGAAGCTGTACCGGCTCGCCGACACCGCCACCAAGACCGTCACCACGGACTCCGACCTGGGCTCCGTCAACTCCCTGATGGACTTCGCGAACGGCCTCAAGGGCATCGGCCCCGCGCACATGACGATGGTCACCATGCCGGTCCAATACGACCCCGCCGACCCCAACCGCGTCCTCGTACGGAAGGCGAAGGCCCGGCTGATCTGGCACGCCCTGGAGCACGACCGGCCGATCCCGGCGTCCGCCACCAAGGGCGCGGCGACCGGCGGCGCCAAGGGCGTCGTCCGGTCCTGA
- the rpmE gene encoding 50S ribosomal protein L31, with product MKRDIHPEYVETQVSCTCGASFTTRSTIGSGTVRAEVCSECHPFYTGKQKILDTGGRVARFEARFGKAAGSK from the coding sequence TTGAAGCGCGACATCCACCCCGAGTACGTCGAGACGCAGGTCAGCTGCACCTGTGGCGCGTCGTTCACCACTCGTAGCACCATCGGCTCCGGCACCGTCCGTGCCGAGGTCTGCTCCGAGTGCCACCCGTTCTACACGGGCAAGCAGAAGATCCTCGACACCGGTGGCCGTGTGGCCCGCTTCGAGGCCCGCTTCGGCAAGGCCGCCGGCTCCAAGTAG